A single window of Leishmania infantum JPCM5 genome chromosome 35 DNA harbors:
- a CDS encoding putative protein kinase, with protein sequence MQKYQILGKKGEGTFSEVLRAQDIKTQQYVAIKCMKKAFKSKEQVNRLREIQAVRRLQPHPNIVDLVEVLFDRSTGRLALVLELMDMSLYELIKGRKQYLGEEKVRSYMYQLLKGLDHAHRIGVFHRDIKPENLLIDAEGHLKIADFGSCKGVYSKLPLTEYISTRWYRAPECLLTDGYYNYKMDLWSAGCVFFEIIALFPLFPGSNELDQVHRIHNVLGTPPTEILDRLKKFGTHMDYDFPKKQGTGLAKLLPHVSADALDLMKKLLTYDEEQRCTAKEALRHAYFSKLREADKKSHRPKHSASISRPTTVTDDAHASMGLGSSPRKTTNGMPSLNGTLTASRKLPVIDGKSPTKSSTLVSNQSTLHQVHGAVATSASGEDLVARSLPKLI encoded by the coding sequence ATGCAGAAGTATCAAATCTTAGGCAAGAAGGGTGAGGGCACCTTCAGCGAGGTGCTTCGTGCGCAGGACATCAAGACGCAGCAATATGTAGCAATTAAGTGCATGAAGAAGGCTTTCAAGTCCAAGGAGCAGGTGAACCGGCTTCGTGAGATTCAAGCGGTCCGGCGCCTACAGCCGCACCCGAACATTGTTGACCTGGTGGAGGTGCTCTTTGACCGTAGCACTGGCCGCCTCGCGCTTGTCTTGGAGTTGATGGATATGAGTCTCTACGAGCTCATCAAAGGGAGGAAGCAGTACCTGGgcgaggagaaggtgcggTCGTACATGTATCAGCTGTTGAAGGGGCTCGACCACGCTCACCGCATCGGTGTCTTCCACCGCGATATTAAGCCGGAGAACCTTCTCATCGACGCCGAGGGTCATCTCAAGATTGCCGACTTCGGATCGTGCAAAGGCGTCTACTCGAAGTTGCCGCTCACAGAGTACATCTCCACGCGGTGGTACCGCGCCCCCGAGTGTCTGCTGACAGATGGTTACTACAACTACAAGATGGACTTGTGGAGCGCGGGGTGCGTCTTCTTCGAGATCatcgccctcttccccctctttcctgGCAGCAACGAGCTGGACCAGGTCCACCGCATTCACAATGTCTTGGGCACTCCACCGACCGAGATTCTCGACCGCTTGAAAAAGTTCGGCACGCATATGGACTACGACTTCCCCAAAAAGCAAGGCACCGGActcgcgaagctgctgccacACGTCTCCGCGGATGCCTTAGACTTGATGAAGAAGCTGCTCACATAtgacgaggagcagcgctgcacggcGAAAGAGGCACTGCGGCACGCGTACTTTAGCAAGCTGCGCGAAGCTGACAAGAAGAGCCACCGCCCTAagcacagcgccagcatCAGCAGACCGACTACTGTCACGGACGATGCGCACGCCTCGATGGGTCTCGGCAGCAGCCCTCGCAAAACCACCAACGGGATGCCCTCGCTGAACGGCACGCTGACGGCAAGCCGCAAGCTACCGGTGATTGACGGGAAGTCGCCGACGAAGTCCAGCACGCTGGTCTCCAACCAAAGCACGCTGCACCAAGTGCACGGAGCGGTGGCGACGTCCGCCTCGGGTGAGGATCTGGTCGCGCGAAGCCTACCAAAGCTGATATAG